Proteins encoded in a region of the Solanum dulcamara chromosome 9, daSolDulc1.2, whole genome shotgun sequence genome:
- the LOC129904638 gene encoding RHOMBOID-like protein 8, with product MADKSKSQTQVEIRQHCAPTASAFSTEMTADGLLKEDKVPFPFFRPLSQKRANTWIISLFVILHLGAFTVTMIVNDCWENSHGDCALKPLRRFSFQPLSENPLLGPSASALEEIGALQKTLLTNNQQLWRIFTSPWLHAGLFHLIINLSSVIFVGLHLEQEFGPLRIGVIYILSAITGSLVASLFVHDRPSVCSSGALVGLLGTLLSGLIRSWKSYTNKFAGLVATMIILMTNLVLGLIPYINNFANIGGFMSGFLLGFVLLFKPQQEKLARNKGGLFDFDAKDIVKCRNSLDKPVQRGAALVIFAFLLAGIIMAVLHDIDINKYCSWCHYFDCIPSKWWSCTDKAFHCEKMVNSEHLTLSCPNTGRFRVFPFTNISDARFQDICNLICS from the exons ATGGCAGATAAATCGAAATCCCAAACCCAGGTTGAAATCAGGCAACACTGTGCTCCAACGGCGTCGGCATTCTCCACTGAGATGACGGCCGACGGGCTACTGAAAGAAGACAAAGTTCCATTCCCATTCTTTAGGCCGTTGTCTCAGAAGAGAGCAAACACATGGATCATTTCTCTCTTTGTGATCCTTCACTTGGGCGCTTTCACAGTTACAATGATTGTTAACGACTGTTGGGAGAATTCTCATGGAGATTGTGCCCTAAAACCTCTCCGTCGGTTCTCTTTTCAGCCTCTTTCAGAGAATCCTCTGCTCGGTCCCTCTGCTTCTGC GTTGGAAGAAATTGGAGCACTTCAGAAGACTTTGTTGACTAATAATCAACAATTGTGGCGCATCTTCACAAGCCCATGGTTGCATGCAGGGCTTTTTCATCTGATCATCAACTTGTCCTCAGTAATCTTTGTGGGACTTCACTTAGAGCAAGAATTTGGACCAT TAAGGATTGGAGTTATCTACATACTCTCAGCAATTACTGGTAGTCTAGTTGCTTCACTTTTTGTTCATGATCGGCCATCAGTTTGTTCCTCTGGTGCATTGGTTGGATTGCTTGGTACACTGCTCTCTGGCCTCATCAGGAGTTGGAAATCTTATACTAATAAG TTTGCAGGGCTTGTGGCTACCATGATAATCCTGATGACTAATCTTGTCCTCGGACTGATACCTTACATCAATAATTTTGCTAATATTGGAGGATTTATGTCAGGATTCCTTCTGGGGTTTGTGCTCTTGTTCAAGCCTCAACAAGAGAAACTAGCCCGAAATAAGGGAGGCTTATTTGACTTTGATGCCAAGGACATTGTCAAATGTAGGAACAGTTTGGACAAGCCTGTTCAGAGGGGTGCTGCTCTTGTTATCTTTGCTTTTTT GCTTGCAGGAATTATAATGGCAGTTCTGCATGACATTGACATAAACAAGTACTGTAGCTGGTGTCACTACTTTGATTGCATTCCATCCAAATGGTGGAGCTGCACTGACAAAGCATTTCATTGTGAG AAGATGGTCAACTCAGAGCATCTGACTTTGAGTTGTCCAAATACTGGTAGATTCAGAGTTTTTCCATTCACCAACATTTCAGATGCAAGGTTTCAGGACATATGCAATCTGATATGCTCCTAG